TCACTCTACCTCATGCCGGGCCCCAGGCGATGAAGCCTTGGGGCCCGCGCGCGGTTCGGGGGAGGGATCCGGCTGCGAGGGGCCGGAGTTGGGGCGTACGGTGGGGTGGTGGAAGTGGGGTCGGGCGGGGTCGGAGTGCCGCCTGGAGGGTCGTCCCGTTCGTCCCGTAATGTGGCTTTCGTGGTCCGGTGGGTAGTAGCCGGACAGGGCTCTTGGGGAAGGGACTCTAGGACTTGATGGAGCGCACCGTCGTCCGTTGTGCCGATGGGCACGTGTTCAGCACCGCTTCGTTCCCGATGCAGCAGGCCGAGCGGCTCGGTCCCGGGCGACTCGTCCGGTGTCCTCGGTGTACCCGGTTGCGGAGTGCCGTACCGGTGACGCTCGAGAAGCGGTAGCGGCAACAGGAGCCGGAGGCGCTGGAGGCGCCGCCGGCCTGGCGCGCGGAGACGTCCGATGGTGGTCGCTCCGCGCGCTTTGCGTATCCTCGGGACGTGCTTCTCTCAGACAAGGACATCCGGGCCGAGATCGACGCCGGGCGAGTACGGATCGATCCCTACGACGAATATATGGTGCAGCCGTCGAGCATCGATGTACGGCTGGACCGGCTGTTCCGGGTGTTCGAGAACCACCGGTACCCGCACATCGACCCCTCCGTCGAGCAGGCCGACCTGACCCGGCTCGTGGAGCCCGAGGGCGACGAGCCGTTCATCCTCCACCCGGGGGAGTTCGTGCTCGCGAGTACCTATGAGGTCATCACGCTTCCCGACGATCTCGCCTCGCGGCTCGAGGGCAAGAGTTCCCTCGGGCGCCTCGGGCTGGTCACCCACTCCACCGCCGGGTTCATCGACCCCGGGTTCTCCGGACATGTGACGCTCGAGCTGTCCAACCTCGCCACCCTGCCGATCAAGCTCTGGCCCGGCATGAAGATCGGCCAGCTCTGCATGTTCCGGCTCAGCTCGCCGGCCGAGTCGCCGTACGGCAGCGAGCGGTACGGATCCCGGTACCAGGGCCAGCGCGGGCCGACGGCCTCCCGGTCCTTCCTCAACTTCCACCGGACCCAGGTGTGAGCGGCGACGACGTGAGCGGCGCGGACGTGGCACGGGAGAACCTGACCTACGAGCAGTTCGGCACCGCCGTCCGTGAGCTCGCGCAGACCATCGCCGACGACGGCTACGTACCCGACGTCGTGCTGAGCATCGCCCGCGGCGGAGTGTTCGTCGCCGGCGGGATCGCCTACGCGCTCGACTGCAAGAACATCCACCTGGTGAACGTCGAGTTCTACACCGGGGTGGGGACCACGCTCGAGATGCCCGTCATGCTCGCGCCCGTCCCCAACGTCATCGACTTCTCGGACAAGAAGGTCCTGATCACCGACGACGTCGCCGACACGGGCAAGACGCTCAAGCTCGTCCGCGACTTCTGCCTGGACGCCGTCGCCGAGGTGCGCAGTGCCGTCATCTACGAGAAGCCGCAGTCGCTCGTGAAGTGCGAGTACGTGTGGAAGCGGACCGACGACTGGATCAACTTCCCGTGGAGCGTTCTGCCGGTCGTGCGTAAGGCCGGGGAGGCCGTCACGCCCTCCAGGGAAGCCCTCTAGCGACCCGGCGTTCGTTGCGTGCGGCGAGGCGGGCCGGCCGTTTCGCGGTGGCCGGCCCGATCCGGCTACGTGTCACTCCGCGCTACTTCGAGTGAAGCACTTTGACGCCGTCCCGCTCGAAGTCGTAGACGTAGTCGTTGAGCCGGAGGCCGTCGACCGCGCCGATCCACATGAAGTCGCGTCCCTTGCCCACGGCGACCGTGTAGACGGTCGGCCTGGCGTTGACGTTGGTGAACGAGGCCTTCAGCTGGGCGAAGGTGCACTGGGCGGCCTGGTTGCAGGTCGTCTCGCCGCCCGTGAGGTACCAGTAGCCCGTCCTCGTGGCGTCGAGGAAGGGGCTCCAGCCGCTCGTGACCGGGGACGCGGTCGGCACCCACACCAGCGTGGAGTAGTCGTCGGTAGGCATGGACGTCACGTTCGGGTCGATCTCGAACCTGATGTTCGGCATGTTCGTCGGGCCGCCCCCGTAGTCGAAGACGTTCTCGCGCGTCTGGAACACGTGGAAACCGACTCGTCGCAACCCCAGCAGCTGCTTCCCGAAGAAGTCCACTTCATTGCCGAAGTCGACCTTCTCGCTCGGAGGGGTCAGCGTGGTGGACCTGTCCGCCACCTCGATGCCGAGGCTGCCTCGCCCGTACGGCGGCCTGGCGGCAGCGCCCGTCACGCCGAACGGACCGTAGGGCCCGTTGCGGAGTTCGGCGACCGGAGAGCCGATCGTGTTGCGGGCGATCACGCCCCAGTGGTCCGAGTGGGCCTGGTTGTCGTCCGTCCGGGCGGCTGCCGATCCCGGAAGGATCAGGGCGATGACGGCGACCAGCAGGGCGGCCACGAGCGCCGTTCCCCGCCTCACGCCAAAGCGAGCTTTCACGCGCACTCCTTGTAGGAGGTTGTAGGGAACAGTCACAATATATTACGCTCTGTAGTTGTCATGATGCGACATGCGGTCATTTGGCCGCTTTGTTCCAGCCGGTGGTCGTGAGATCTCGCTTTCGGTGACGACATGCCAAGGGCCCTCGGCGATCCGCCGAGGGCCCTTGAGGTGTCCGCCAGGTACTAGAACGTGCCCAGTTTCACGATCGACAGCAGCGCGATCAGCTGGATCGACGACGCGCCCAGCGCCTTCGGCCACGGCAGGTCGTGGGAGCGGCTGACCATCAGGGTCAGCAGGGCGCCGGCCGCCACCCACGTCGCCCAGCCCAGCAGCTGTACGAACGACGCGTCGCCGCCGAAGAACATCGCGACGACCAGACGCGGGGCGTCCGTGAGGGACATGATCAGCATGGAGAGGCCGACCGTGGGCTGCCAGGCGCCGTCGCCGCCCAGCTGGCGGGCCAGGGTGTGGGTGACCACGCCCAGGATGAAGGAGCTCAGCACCATCGCGACGGCCGTCGTCAGGACGATCGGGATCGCGTTGGACAGCGTCGCGTTTATCGCGTCCGTGCGCGTGTCGTCGAAGCCGAAGACCGCGAGCAGGCCGTAGAGGAACGTGACGACGAGGGCGGGGCCCCACATCGTGTAGTCCCGCATCTGGAGAAAGGTCTGCTTGGGGGTGAGGACGATGCCCTTCAGCAGCTCCTTCCAGTGCAGACGCGGACCGACCGGGCCCGCCGGGGCCGAGCCGGCGTGATACGTACCACCCTGGTCGTACTGGTCGTACTGGTTGTGGTCGTCGATCGAGAAGGCCTGGGTGTGGCCCGGGTTGTTCGCGGCGTACGGGTCGTGCGGGGCACCCCCCGGGCCGCCGGGCCCACCGGGGCCGCCCGGAGCACCGTACGGGGCGTCGCCGCCGAAGTACTCCGGCTCGTCGCCGTTCTGGCCGCCGTACCCTCCGCCGTTCGCCTGCGGCCACTGGCCGCCGCCCGCGCCCGTGCCGCCGTGCGGCGGACGCTGCTGCGGGTACGGCTGCTGGCCCGACGGGTAGCCGTACGACGGCCCCGAGGGTCCCGACGGTCCCGAGGACCGCGACGGTCCCTGGGGCGCCTGCTGCCCGTACGGAGGTTGTTGCGGTCGCGCTTGCGGGGCGCGGTTGTCCCGGCCGCCGCGTCCGATCCTGAATCCAGCCACGTCTTCGAACGTACCTGGTCCCGCAGAGTGACGTGCCCGGGCCTGCCGTCCAAGTACGGCTTTGCTGCTGAGCTGTGACATCCCCTAAGGGGAGTAACGGGGCGCGAATCAGTGGTTCATCAGGGGAGGGTCGTAGGGGGCGGAGGGGTGGTGGTGGGTGGGTGAAGGCGTGAACGGCGACGCCCCCGTGTCCACGGTGGGACACGGGGGCGTCGGTACAGCTGTGGTACAGCCGTTCGGGCTACTTCACCGGCTGCGGTTCCGGCTCGTTCTCGGTCTGCGCCTCGCCCGCCGGGGGCTCGTCGTCGACCGGGGTCTTGACCGACTCCAGCAGCAGCTGGGAGACGTCCACGACCTGGATGGACTCCTTGGCCTTGCCCTCGTTCTTCTTGCCGTTGACCGAGTCGGTCAGCATGACGAGGCAGAACGGGCAGGCCGTCGAGACGATGTCGGGGTTGAGGGAGAGGGCTTCGTCGACGCGCTCGTTGTTGATGCGCTTGCCGATCCGCTCCTCCATCCACATGCGTGCGCCGCCGGCGCCGCAGCAGAAGCCGCGCTCCTTGTGGCGGTGCATCTCCTCGTTCCGCAGACCCGGGACATTGGCGATGATCTCGCGCGGAGGCGTGTAGATCTTGTTGTGACGGCCCAGGTAGCAGGGGTCGTGGTACGTGATGAGGCCCTCGACCGGGGTCACCGGGATCAGCTTGCCCTCGTCGATGAGGTGCTGGAGCAGCTGCGTGTGGTGGATGACCTCGTAGTCGCCGCCGAGCTGCGGGTACTCGTTGCCGATGGTGTTGAGGCAGTGCGGGCAGGTCGCGACGATCTTCTTCGCCGACTTCGGCTTGCGCGAGGCCTCGGTCACCTTGCCGTCGTCGTCCATCTCCTCGCCGAACGCCGTGTTCAGCGCCATGACGTTTTCCATGCCGAGCTCCTGGAACAGGGGCTCGTTACCGAGACGGCGGGCGGAGTCACCGGTGCACTTCTCGTCGCCGCCCATGATCGCGAACTTGACGCCCGCGATGTGCAGCAGCTCCGCGAAGGCCTTGGTGGTCTTCTTCGCGCGGTCTTCGAGGGCGCCGGCGCAGCCGACCCAGTACAGGTACTCGACCTCGGAGAGGTCCT
The sequence above is a segment of the Streptomyces asoensis genome. Coding sequences within it:
- the dcd gene encoding dCTP deaminase; the protein is MLLSDKDIRAEIDAGRVRIDPYDEYMVQPSSIDVRLDRLFRVFENHRYPHIDPSVEQADLTRLVEPEGDEPFILHPGEFVLASTYEVITLPDDLASRLEGKSSLGRLGLVTHSTAGFIDPGFSGHVTLELSNLATLPIKLWPGMKIGQLCMFRLSSPAESPYGSERYGSRYQGQRGPTASRSFLNFHRTQV
- a CDS encoding phosphoribosyltransferase yields the protein MSGDDVSGADVARENLTYEQFGTAVRELAQTIADDGYVPDVVLSIARGGVFVAGGIAYALDCKNIHLVNVEFYTGVGTTLEMPVMLAPVPNVIDFSDKKVLITDDVADTGKTLKLVRDFCLDAVAEVRSAVIYEKPQSLVKCEYVWKRTDDWINFPWSVLPVVRKAGEAVTPSREAL
- a CDS encoding Yip1 family protein produces the protein MSQLSSKAVLGRQARARHSAGPGTFEDVAGFRIGRGGRDNRAPQARPQQPPYGQQAPQGPSRSSGPSGPSGPSYGYPSGQQPYPQQRPPHGGTGAGGGQWPQANGGGYGGQNGDEPEYFGGDAPYGAPGGPGGPGGPGGAPHDPYAANNPGHTQAFSIDDHNQYDQYDQGGTYHAGSAPAGPVGPRLHWKELLKGIVLTPKQTFLQMRDYTMWGPALVVTFLYGLLAVFGFDDTRTDAINATLSNAIPIVLTTAVAMVLSSFILGVVTHTLARQLGGDGAWQPTVGLSMLIMSLTDAPRLVVAMFFGGDASFVQLLGWATWVAAGALLTLMVSRSHDLPWPKALGASSIQLIALLSIVKLGTF